The sequence below is a genomic window from Nitrospira sp..
GGACCACGATCGTCATTACCCATCACTTGGTTGGAATGGACTTGTTCGATCGCATTTTCGTTTTAGACCAAGGCCGCTTGGTCGAACAGGGCACACACCGCCAGTTGCTGGATCAGCATGGGCTCTACGCCGGCCTCTACGCGCAACAATCGGATGTCTACGTCCGTCCTCAATCCGGCCATCTGACGTAGCCCAACATATTTTTCGATGCTGTACACCAACAAGGTAACGCCAGCGCGGCCTTTTCGTCTAACACCCATGAACCGCGGGCTTCCCATACGACGGATCCTCATAGCGGCAACCTGTACGTTATCGCTGACCACCGTCGCCTATGCGGCAGAGGAAACCGCGGATAGAACACTACAATCTTCAACACCGTCGTCAAACGAGCCTTCGGCAACCAATGGTCCAATTCTTCCGACGTACAGTCACACAAACGGTCAGACGACCGGTCCACTCGTGGAGCCCTTTGATCCGAACGCGCCACCAAGAGCCACGATCCCCATCGGCCCCAATCTGTTTGTCGGCGGTTATGTGTCACTCGAGGGAGAATCCAATCGCAACTACCGACTCTCGTCCAATCTGGGCGAAGCCGACAGCATCCTGACACCGATCCTCGCCCCTGCATTCGCCTATGAGCCGAATCAATATCTTCAAATTTATGTGAATCCGATCCTCGAACTACCGGTCGCCGTAGAGGAGGTCGAGGAGACGACACAGACAAAAGAGTTGAATCTCAACTTAGCCTTCCTCACGGTCAAAAACATTGTCCCAGGCACACGATTCCAAATCGGACGACAGCGTTTTATCGACTCCAGACGCTGGCTGTTCAACGAAAATATGGACGCGATCAGGCTGGGTTATCAGCATGAACAATTTTCGCTGGAGCTGTCGGTCAGCCAACTGAACCTCGTGCAGCGGAATCTCCTAAGACGGGAAGCGGAAGAGGACGAGGAAGGGTTCGTCAATTATTACGCCTATGCCAACTACAAGTTCGGCAAAAAAAACCATATCGGACTCTTTGCACTCTATCAGGATCAGCAACGGCTCGGTACGGCCCAACCTCTCTATGTTGGGCTCCAGTCCGGTGGGAGACTGTTAGGCGACTTGAAGTACTGGCTCCAAACAGCCATCGTGCGTGGGTCCAGCGGCGGGAACAGTATTCGAGGAGAGGCGATCGACGTCGGACTGACACAGGTTTTCAACGGATCTTGGGAGCCGTCTCTTACTGTCGGTTATGCCTATGGGACCGGTGACAACAACCCTGATGACAAAGTCGATACATCATTTCGGCAAACCGGGTTTCAGGGCAATTCCGATAAATTCAACGGCGTCGCTCGGTTCAAGTACTATGGTGAAGTACTCGACCCACGACTGACCAACCTCATGGTCTTTACCGGCGGCGTAGGGATCAAACCGTTCGCTAAGACTTCCTTTGACCTGGTGTACCATTATTACATGCAAGACCATGAGTCGGAGCGGATTCGTGGCTCCGATCTTTCAACCGATCCAACCGGACTCAGCAAACATATCGGCAGTGAAGTCGATCTTGTGGTGGGCTATCAAGGCATACCTCACCTACAAACCAAGTTTGTCCTCGGATATTTCTTTCCTGGAAAGGCCTT
It includes:
- a CDS encoding alginate export family protein; this translates as MNRGLPIRRILIAATCTLSLTTVAYAAEETADRTLQSSTPSSNEPSATNGPILPTYSHTNGQTTGPLVEPFDPNAPPRATIPIGPNLFVGGYVSLEGESNRNYRLSSNLGEADSILTPILAPAFAYEPNQYLQIYVNPILELPVAVEEVEETTQTKELNLNLAFLTVKNIVPGTRFQIGRQRFIDSRRWLFNENMDAIRLGYQHEQFSLELSVSQLNLVQRNLLRREAEEDEEGFVNYYAYANYKFGKKNHIGLFALYQDQQRLGTAQPLYVGLQSGGRLLGDLKYWLQTAIVRGSSGGNSIRGEAIDVGLTQVFNGSWEPSLTVGYAYGTGDNNPDDKVDTSFRQTGFQGNSDKFNGVARFKYYGEVLDPRLTNLMVFTGGVGIKPFAKTSFDLVYHYYMQDHESERIRGSDLSTDPTGLSKHIGSEVDLVVGYQGIPHLQTKFVLGYFFPGKAFTQSWHDGAMLATILLRYNFY